The following are encoded in a window of Arvicanthis niloticus isolate mArvNil1 chromosome 1, mArvNil1.pat.X, whole genome shotgun sequence genomic DNA:
- the Coq8b gene encoding atypical kinase COQ8B, mitochondrial isoform X2 → MWLELSGVLRRTCGPLGRAVRLHCGGPLGPRPHWWGPCRSCLAQSVHQDQPGRGLSEDDIRRAREARLRKAPRPQLSDRSRERKVPASRISRLASFGGLAVGLGLGALAEVTKKSLPGGSLQHEGVSGLGSSPFLSEANAERIVQTLCTVRGAALKIGQMLSIQDNSFISPQLQQIFERVRQSADFMPRWQMMRVLEEELGKDWQDKVASLEEVPFAAASIGQVHQGVLKDGTEVAVKIQYPGVAQSIQSDVQNLLALLKMSVGLPEGLFAEQSLQTLQQELAWECDYRREAACAQTFRKLLADDPFFRVPAVVQELCTTRVLGMELAGGIPLDQCQGLSQDIRNQICFQLLRLCLRELFEFRFMQTDPNWANFLYDASSHQVTLLDFGASRAFGTEFTDHYIEVVKAAADGNRDRVLQKSQDLKFLTGFETKAFSDAHVEAVMILGEPFAASGPYDFGAGETARRIQGLIPVLLRHRLRPPPEETYALHRKLAGAFLACARLHAHIACRDLFQDTYYRYWASRQTLPLPAAS, encoded by the exons ATGTGGCTGGAGCTAAGTGGCGTGCTGCGCAGGACCTGTGGACCGCTGGGCAGGGCTGTTCGTCTGCATTGTGGGGGGCCCCTGGGACCTAGGCCCCACTGGTGG GGGCCATGTAGAAGTTGTTTGGCCCAAAGTGTtcatcaagaccagcctggaagAGGCCTAAGTGAAGATGACATTCGCAGGGCACGGGAGGCCCGGCTCAGGAAGGCACCCCGGCCCCAG ctAAGTGATCGCTCTCGTGAACGCAAGGTACCTGCCTCCCGCATCAGTCGCTTGGCCAGCTTTGGGG GGCTGGCTGTGGGCTTGGGCCTTGGAGCGCTGGCCGAGGTGACCAAGAAGTCCTTGCCAGGTGGAAGTCTGCAGCATG AGGGCGTCTCTGGATTGGGCTCCAGTCCTTTCCTTTCCGAGGCCAATGCTGAGAGGATCGTGCAGACCTTATGTACAGTCCGGGGGGCTGCCCTCAAGATCGGTCAAATGCTCAGCATCCAGG ACAACAGCTTTATCAGCCCCCAGCTTCAGCAGATCTTCGAGAGGGTCCGACAGAGTGCCGACTTTATGCCTCGCTGGCAAATGATG AGAGTTCTAGAAGAGGAGCTAGGCAAGGACTGGCAAGACAAGGTGGCCTCTCTCGAGGAAGTGCCCTTTGCTGCCGCCTCCATTGGGCAGGTGCACCAAGGTGTGCTAAAGGATGGGACTGAGGTGGCTGTGAAGATCCAG TACCCAGGTGTTGCCCAGAGCATCCAGAGTGACGTACAGAACCTGCTGGCCCTGCTCAAGATGAGTGTGGGCCTGCCAGAGG GCCTGTTTGCTGAGCAGAGCCTACAGACCTTACAGCAAGAGCTGGCTTGGGAATGTGACTACCGCAGAGAAGCTGCCTGTGCCCAGACCTTCAG GAAGCTCTTGGCTGACGACCCCTTCTTCAGAGTTCCTGCTGTGGTACAGGAGCTATGCACTACACGAGTGCTGGGCATGGAGCTGGCTGGGGGAATCCCTCTGGACCAGTGCCAGGGCCTGAGCCAGGACATCCGGAATCAG ATTTGCTTTCAGCTCCTGAGGTTGTGTCTGCGGGAGCTGTTTGAGTTCAGATTCATGCAGACAGATCCCAACTGGGCCAACTTCCTGTACGATGCCTCCAGCCACCAG GTGACTCTACTGGACTTCGGTGCAAGCCGGGCCTTTGGAACAGAGTTCACGGACCATTACATTGAG GTGGTGAAGgctgcagcagatggaaacagagatCGGGTTCTACAGAAATCCCAGGACCTCAAATTCCTTACAGGCTTTGAAACCAAG GCATTCTCTGACGCCCACGTCGAGGCAGTGATGATCCTGGGGGAGCCCTTTGCTGCCTCAGGCCCCTAcgactttggggctggagagactgctcgtCGAATACAGGGCCTCATCCCAGTGTTACTTCGCCACCGGCTGCGCCCACCACCTGAGGAGACCTATGCTCTACACCGCAAGCTAGCTGGGGCTTTCTTAGCCTGTGCTCGTCTCCACGCCCACATCGCCTGCCGGGACCTCTTCCAAGATACCTACTACCGCTACTGGGCCAGTCGCCAGACATTGCCACTGCCAGCAGCCTCCTGA
- the Numbl gene encoding numb-like protein isoform X2 → MSRSAAASGGPRRPDQHLSPAPCGASGPPETFRTESDGAGTMNKLRQSLRRRKPAYVPEASRPHQWQADEDAVRKGTCSFPVRYLGHVEVEESRGMHVCEDAVKKLKAMGRKSVKSVLWVSADGLRVVDDKTKDLLVDQTIEKVSFCAPDRNLDKAFSYICRDGTTRRWICHCFLALKDSGERLSHAVGCAFAACLERKQRREKECGVTAAFDASRTSFAREGSFRLSGGGRPAEREAGDKKKEAAAAPAVAPGPAQPGHVSPTPATTSPGEKGEAGTPVAAGTTAAAIPRRHAPLEQLVRQGSFRGFPALSQKNSPFKRQLSLRLNELPSTLQRRTDFQVKGTVPEMDPTGTGDSDSINALCTQISSSFASAGAPASGPPSAPTGTSAWGEPSVPAAAAFQPGHKRTPSEAERWLEEVSQVAKAQQQQQQQQQQQQQQQATSVPPMPTMAPTLQPFSAPVGPFDTAAAQVAVFLPPTHMQPPFVPAYPGLGYPPMPQVPVVGITPSQMVANAFCSAAQLQPQPATLLGKAGAFPPPAAPSAPGGQARPRPNGAPWPPEPAPAPAPELDPFEAQWAALEGKPAVEKPSNPFSGDLQKTFEIEL, encoded by the exons ATGTCCCGCAGCGCGGCGGCCAGC GGCGGACCCAGGAGACCTGATCAGCATTTGTCCCCAGCCCCTTGTGGGGCCTCGGGGCCCCCTGAAACCTTCAGGACGGAGTCAG ACGGGGCGGGCACCATGAACAAGTTACGGCAGAGTCTGCGGCGGAGGAAGCCAGCCTATGTGCCTGAGGCATCTCGCCCACACCAGTGGCAGGCAGATGAGGATGCAGTACGCAAGGGCACATGCAGCTTCCCTGTCAGG TACCTGGGCCACGTGGAAGTGGAGGAGTCCCGGGGGATGCACGTTTGTGAAGATGCCGTGAAGAAGCTGAAGGCG ATGGGCCGGAAGTCCGTGAAGTCTGTCCTGTGGGTGTCAGCTGATGGGCTCCGAGTGGTGGATGACAAGACCAAG GATCTGTTGGTAGATCAGACTATCGAGAAGGTCTCCTTCTGTGCTCCTGACCGCAACCTGGACAAAGCTTTTTCCTACATATGCCGCGATGGCACCACACGTCGCTGGATCTGCCACTGCTTTCTGGCCCTCAAGGACTCT GGTGAGAGGCTGAGCCACGCTGTGGGCTGTGCGTTCGCTGCCTGCCTGGAGAGGAAGCAGCGACGGGAGAAGGAGTGCGGAGTCACCGCTGCCTTCGACGCCAGTCGCACCAGCTTTGCCCGCGAGGGCTCCTTCCGCCTGTCAGGGGGCGGGCGGCCTGCCGAGCGCGAGGCTGGGGACAAGAAGAAAG aagcagcagctgctCCTGCTGTGGCTCCTGGCCCTGCCCAGCCGGGACACGTTTCTCCGACACCGGCTACCACATCCCCTGgtgagaagggagaggcaggcaccCCAGTGGCTGCAGGCACCACTGCTGCCGCCATTCCCAGGCGCCACGCACCTCTGGAGCAGCTGGTTCGCCAGGGCTCCTTTCGTGGGTTTCCTGCCCTCAGCCAGAAGAACTCACCTTTCAAACGTCAGCTGAGCCTCCGGTTGAATGAGCTGCCATCAACACTGCAGCGCCGTACGGACTTCCAGGTGAAGGGCACAG TGCCTGAGATGGATCCTACTGGTACCGGTGACAGCGACAGCATCAATGCTCTGTGTACACAGATCAGCTCGTCTTTCGCCAGTGCTGGAGCACCAGCGTCAGGGCCACCATCTGCCCCAACAG GGACTTCTGCCTGGGGTGAGCCCTCCGTACCTGCTGCAGCAGCCTTCCAGCCTGGGCACAAGCGGACACCTTCAGAGGCTGAGCGATGGTTAGAGGAAGTGTCCCAGGTGGCTAAGgcccagcaacagcagcagcagcagcaacaacaacagcaacagcaacaagcCACCTCCGTGCCACCAATGCCCACCATGGCCCCCACCCTTCAGCCCTTTTCTGCCCCAGTGGGGCCGTTTGACACTGCAGCTGCCCAGGTGGCTGTGTTCCTgccacccacacacatgcagccTCCGTTTGTGCCCGCCTACCCAGGCCTGGGTTATCCACCCATGCCCCAGGTGCCTGTGGTGGGCATCACACCTTCACAGATGGTGGCCAACGCCTTCTGCTCAGCTGCCCAGCTCCAGCCCCAACCTGCCACACTGCTTGGAAAAGCCGGGGCCTTCCCCCCACCTGCTGCACCCAGTGCTCCTGGGGGCCAGGCTCGTCCACGCCCCAATGGGGCCCCCTGGCCCCCAGAGCCAgcgcctgcccctgcccctgagTTGGACCCCTTTGAGGCCCAGTGGGCAGCATTAGAAGGCAAACCCGCTGTGGAGAAACCCTCCAACCCCTTCTCTGGTGACTTGCAGAAGACCTTCGAGATTGAACTGTAG
- the Coq8b gene encoding atypical kinase COQ8B, mitochondrial isoform X1, producing MWLELSGVLRRTCGPLGRAVRLHCGGPLGPRPHWWSTSLQGPCRSCLAQSVHQDQPGRGLSEDDIRRAREARLRKAPRPQLSDRSRERKVPASRISRLASFGGLAVGLGLGALAEVTKKSLPGGSLQHEGVSGLGSSPFLSEANAERIVQTLCTVRGAALKIGQMLSIQDNSFISPQLQQIFERVRQSADFMPRWQMMRVLEEELGKDWQDKVASLEEVPFAAASIGQVHQGVLKDGTEVAVKIQYPGVAQSIQSDVQNLLALLKMSVGLPEGLFAEQSLQTLQQELAWECDYRREAACAQTFRKLLADDPFFRVPAVVQELCTTRVLGMELAGGIPLDQCQGLSQDIRNQICFQLLRLCLRELFEFRFMQTDPNWANFLYDASSHQVTLLDFGASRAFGTEFTDHYIEVVKAAADGNRDRVLQKSQDLKFLTGFETKAFSDAHVEAVMILGEPFAASGPYDFGAGETARRIQGLIPVLLRHRLRPPPEETYALHRKLAGAFLACARLHAHIACRDLFQDTYYRYWASRQTLPLPAAS from the exons ATGTGGCTGGAGCTAAGTGGCGTGCTGCGCAGGACCTGTGGACCGCTGGGCAGGGCTGTTCGTCTGCATTGTGGGGGGCCCCTGGGACCTAGGCCCCACTGGTGG TCTACTTCTCTGCAGGGGCCATGTAGAAGTTGTTTGGCCCAAAGTGTtcatcaagaccagcctggaagAGGCCTAAGTGAAGATGACATTCGCAGGGCACGGGAGGCCCGGCTCAGGAAGGCACCCCGGCCCCAG ctAAGTGATCGCTCTCGTGAACGCAAGGTACCTGCCTCCCGCATCAGTCGCTTGGCCAGCTTTGGGG GGCTGGCTGTGGGCTTGGGCCTTGGAGCGCTGGCCGAGGTGACCAAGAAGTCCTTGCCAGGTGGAAGTCTGCAGCATG AGGGCGTCTCTGGATTGGGCTCCAGTCCTTTCCTTTCCGAGGCCAATGCTGAGAGGATCGTGCAGACCTTATGTACAGTCCGGGGGGCTGCCCTCAAGATCGGTCAAATGCTCAGCATCCAGG ACAACAGCTTTATCAGCCCCCAGCTTCAGCAGATCTTCGAGAGGGTCCGACAGAGTGCCGACTTTATGCCTCGCTGGCAAATGATG AGAGTTCTAGAAGAGGAGCTAGGCAAGGACTGGCAAGACAAGGTGGCCTCTCTCGAGGAAGTGCCCTTTGCTGCCGCCTCCATTGGGCAGGTGCACCAAGGTGTGCTAAAGGATGGGACTGAGGTGGCTGTGAAGATCCAG TACCCAGGTGTTGCCCAGAGCATCCAGAGTGACGTACAGAACCTGCTGGCCCTGCTCAAGATGAGTGTGGGCCTGCCAGAGG GCCTGTTTGCTGAGCAGAGCCTACAGACCTTACAGCAAGAGCTGGCTTGGGAATGTGACTACCGCAGAGAAGCTGCCTGTGCCCAGACCTTCAG GAAGCTCTTGGCTGACGACCCCTTCTTCAGAGTTCCTGCTGTGGTACAGGAGCTATGCACTACACGAGTGCTGGGCATGGAGCTGGCTGGGGGAATCCCTCTGGACCAGTGCCAGGGCCTGAGCCAGGACATCCGGAATCAG ATTTGCTTTCAGCTCCTGAGGTTGTGTCTGCGGGAGCTGTTTGAGTTCAGATTCATGCAGACAGATCCCAACTGGGCCAACTTCCTGTACGATGCCTCCAGCCACCAG GTGACTCTACTGGACTTCGGTGCAAGCCGGGCCTTTGGAACAGAGTTCACGGACCATTACATTGAG GTGGTGAAGgctgcagcagatggaaacagagatCGGGTTCTACAGAAATCCCAGGACCTCAAATTCCTTACAGGCTTTGAAACCAAG GCATTCTCTGACGCCCACGTCGAGGCAGTGATGATCCTGGGGGAGCCCTTTGCTGCCTCAGGCCCCTAcgactttggggctggagagactgctcgtCGAATACAGGGCCTCATCCCAGTGTTACTTCGCCACCGGCTGCGCCCACCACCTGAGGAGACCTATGCTCTACACCGCAAGCTAGCTGGGGCTTTCTTAGCCTGTGCTCGTCTCCACGCCCACATCGCCTGCCGGGACCTCTTCCAAGATACCTACTACCGCTACTGGGCCAGTCGCCAGACATTGCCACTGCCAGCAGCCTCCTGA
- the Numbl gene encoding numb-like protein isoform X1 produces MSRSAAASGGPRRPDQHLSPAPCGASGPPETFRTESDGAGTMNKLRQSLRRRKPAYVPEASRPHQWQADEDAVRKGTCSFPVRYLGHVEVEESRGMHVCEDAVKKLKAMGRKSVKSVLWVSADGLRVVDDKTKDLLVDQTIEKVSFCAPDRNLDKAFSYICRDGTTRRWICHCFLALKDSGERLSHAVGCAFAACLERKQRREKECGVTAAFDASRTSFAREGSFRLSGGGRPAEREAGDKKKAEAAAAPAVAPGPAQPGHVSPTPATTSPGEKGEAGTPVAAGTTAAAIPRRHAPLEQLVRQGSFRGFPALSQKNSPFKRQLSLRLNELPSTLQRRTDFQVKGTVPEMDPTGTGDSDSINALCTQISSSFASAGAPASGPPSAPTGTSAWGEPSVPAAAAFQPGHKRTPSEAERWLEEVSQVAKAQQQQQQQQQQQQQQQATSVPPMPTMAPTLQPFSAPVGPFDTAAAQVAVFLPPTHMQPPFVPAYPGLGYPPMPQVPVVGITPSQMVANAFCSAAQLQPQPATLLGKAGAFPPPAAPSAPGGQARPRPNGAPWPPEPAPAPAPELDPFEAQWAALEGKPAVEKPSNPFSGDLQKTFEIEL; encoded by the exons ATGTCCCGCAGCGCGGCGGCCAGC GGCGGACCCAGGAGACCTGATCAGCATTTGTCCCCAGCCCCTTGTGGGGCCTCGGGGCCCCCTGAAACCTTCAGGACGGAGTCAG ACGGGGCGGGCACCATGAACAAGTTACGGCAGAGTCTGCGGCGGAGGAAGCCAGCCTATGTGCCTGAGGCATCTCGCCCACACCAGTGGCAGGCAGATGAGGATGCAGTACGCAAGGGCACATGCAGCTTCCCTGTCAGG TACCTGGGCCACGTGGAAGTGGAGGAGTCCCGGGGGATGCACGTTTGTGAAGATGCCGTGAAGAAGCTGAAGGCG ATGGGCCGGAAGTCCGTGAAGTCTGTCCTGTGGGTGTCAGCTGATGGGCTCCGAGTGGTGGATGACAAGACCAAG GATCTGTTGGTAGATCAGACTATCGAGAAGGTCTCCTTCTGTGCTCCTGACCGCAACCTGGACAAAGCTTTTTCCTACATATGCCGCGATGGCACCACACGTCGCTGGATCTGCCACTGCTTTCTGGCCCTCAAGGACTCT GGTGAGAGGCTGAGCCACGCTGTGGGCTGTGCGTTCGCTGCCTGCCTGGAGAGGAAGCAGCGACGGGAGAAGGAGTGCGGAGTCACCGCTGCCTTCGACGCCAGTCGCACCAGCTTTGCCCGCGAGGGCTCCTTCCGCCTGTCAGGGGGCGGGCGGCCTGCCGAGCGCGAGGCTGGGGACAAGAAGAAAG cagaagcagcagctgctCCTGCTGTGGCTCCTGGCCCTGCCCAGCCGGGACACGTTTCTCCGACACCGGCTACCACATCCCCTGgtgagaagggagaggcaggcaccCCAGTGGCTGCAGGCACCACTGCTGCCGCCATTCCCAGGCGCCACGCACCTCTGGAGCAGCTGGTTCGCCAGGGCTCCTTTCGTGGGTTTCCTGCCCTCAGCCAGAAGAACTCACCTTTCAAACGTCAGCTGAGCCTCCGGTTGAATGAGCTGCCATCAACACTGCAGCGCCGTACGGACTTCCAGGTGAAGGGCACAG TGCCTGAGATGGATCCTACTGGTACCGGTGACAGCGACAGCATCAATGCTCTGTGTACACAGATCAGCTCGTCTTTCGCCAGTGCTGGAGCACCAGCGTCAGGGCCACCATCTGCCCCAACAG GGACTTCTGCCTGGGGTGAGCCCTCCGTACCTGCTGCAGCAGCCTTCCAGCCTGGGCACAAGCGGACACCTTCAGAGGCTGAGCGATGGTTAGAGGAAGTGTCCCAGGTGGCTAAGgcccagcaacagcagcagcagcagcaacaacaacagcaacagcaacaagcCACCTCCGTGCCACCAATGCCCACCATGGCCCCCACCCTTCAGCCCTTTTCTGCCCCAGTGGGGCCGTTTGACACTGCAGCTGCCCAGGTGGCTGTGTTCCTgccacccacacacatgcagccTCCGTTTGTGCCCGCCTACCCAGGCCTGGGTTATCCACCCATGCCCCAGGTGCCTGTGGTGGGCATCACACCTTCACAGATGGTGGCCAACGCCTTCTGCTCAGCTGCCCAGCTCCAGCCCCAACCTGCCACACTGCTTGGAAAAGCCGGGGCCTTCCCCCCACCTGCTGCACCCAGTGCTCCTGGGGGCCAGGCTCGTCCACGCCCCAATGGGGCCCCCTGGCCCCCAGAGCCAgcgcctgcccctgcccctgagTTGGACCCCTTTGAGGCCCAGTGGGCAGCATTAGAAGGCAAACCCGCTGTGGAGAAACCCTCCAACCCCTTCTCTGGTGACTTGCAGAAGACCTTCGAGATTGAACTGTAG